Proteins encoded by one window of Superficieibacter sp. HKU1:
- the ftsP gene encoding cell division protein FtsP has translation MSLSRRQFVQASGLALCAGAVPLRANAAGQQQALPVPPLLESRRGQPIFLTLQRSHWSFTPGTRAPVWGINGRYLGPTIRVWRGDDVKLIYSNRMTENVAMTISGLQVPGPLIGGAARMMSPNADWAPVLPIRQSAATLWYHANTPNRMAEQVYQGLAGMWLVEDEISKSLPIPSHYGVDDFPVIIQDKRLDNFGTPEYSEPGSGGFVGDTLLVNGAQSPYVEVSRGWVRLRLLNASNARRYQLQMSDGRAIHVISGDQGFLPAPVSLKQLSLAPGERREILVDMTNGDEVSITCGEAASIMDRIRGFFEPSSILISTLVLTLRPTGLLPLVTDSLPQRLLSAELISGAPVRSRDITLGDDPGINGQLWDPQRIDITAQQGTWERWTVRADEPQPFHIEGVMFQIRNVNGAMPFPEDRGWKDTVWIDGQVELLVYFGQPSWAHFPFQYASQTLEMADRGSIGQLLVNPAP, from the coding sequence ATGTCACTCAGTCGGCGTCAGTTTGTTCAGGCATCAGGGTTGGCGCTTTGCGCTGGTGCGGTGCCGCTGAGGGCAAACGCTGCCGGGCAGCAGCAGGCGTTACCGGTCCCTCCGTTGCTGGAATCCCGTCGCGGACAGCCGATCTTTCTGACGCTGCAACGCTCGCACTGGTCGTTTACGCCAGGCACGCGGGCGCCGGTCTGGGGCATTAACGGACGCTATCTGGGACCGACCATTCGCGTCTGGCGCGGTGATGACGTTAAGCTTATCTACAGCAACCGGATGACCGAGAATGTGGCGATGACCATCAGCGGATTGCAGGTTCCGGGGCCACTGATCGGCGGCGCGGCACGGATGATGTCGCCGAATGCCGACTGGGCACCGGTATTACCCATCCGTCAGAGCGCCGCGACGCTGTGGTATCACGCCAACACCCCGAACCGCATGGCCGAGCAGGTGTATCAGGGCTTGGCCGGAATGTGGCTGGTGGAAGACGAAATCAGTAAGTCGCTGCCGATCCCGAGCCACTATGGCGTAGATGATTTCCCGGTCATTATTCAGGATAAACGGCTGGATAACTTCGGCACGCCGGAGTACAGCGAGCCGGGCAGCGGCGGATTTGTGGGCGATACGCTGCTGGTCAACGGTGCGCAGAGTCCTTACGTGGAAGTGTCCCGCGGCTGGGTGCGCCTGCGCCTGCTGAATGCGTCCAACGCTCGCCGCTATCAGCTGCAAATGAGTGACGGTCGCGCCATCCACGTGATCTCCGGCGATCAGGGTTTTCTGCCTGCGCCCGTTTCGCTCAAACAGCTTTCGCTGGCACCGGGCGAACGACGTGAGATCCTCGTGGATATGACTAACGGCGATGAAGTCTCGATCACCTGCGGCGAAGCGGCGAGCATTATGGACCGTATTCGCGGCTTCTTTGAACCGTCGAGCATCCTGATTTCGACGCTGGTGCTGACGTTACGCCCGACGGGCCTGCTGCCGCTGGTGACTGACAGCCTGCCGCAGCGCCTGTTGTCGGCGGAGTTGATCAGCGGCGCGCCGGTGCGCAGCCGCGATATTACCCTCGGCGACGATCCGGGTATTAATGGTCAGCTCTGGGACCCGCAGCGGATCGACATCACTGCTCAGCAGGGAACCTGGGAGCGCTGGACGGTGCGTGCCGATGAGCCGCAGCCTTTCCACATCGAAGGCGTTATGTTCCAGATCCGCAACGTGAACGGCGCAATGCCGTTCCCGGAAGATCGCGGCTGGAAAGATACCGTCTGGATCGACGGTCAGGTGGAACTGCTGGTCTATTTCGGTCAGCCATCATGGGCGCATTTCCCGTTCCAGTACGCCAGCCAGACACTGGAAATGGCGGACCGGGGATCGATAGGGCAGTTACTGGTGAATCCGGCACCGTAA
- a CDS encoding DUF3828 domain-containing protein — translation MRPLLLLLCLIFSACVLAQTPPLSPEQTVRQLYQAYGQDSASPPPYFGNIGEKAIISTRMQNAVALNHQLTLRGDANWPDSDPLCECQDYENLVLESVAIKPVDETHVNAVVRFRPFADSDERVTQTLMLVAENDRWLIDDIRGKYGGVYQNINRANQSMLAKLASLQKAQPEDFVYALFNHLNDYSWPWTWAVSQQYRQAVEEYYQASFYSREEWAAQKGILARTATRPWPWSWTRPFAREYRLAVNSDNQQAFVRPDRLTEEMSVDRFYLYNNPICHCVESQLNDVEAIHIVEQYDNFARIEVLFSLKDAASVEHKEQQLMLRRVDNRWEIEDFIDPESGSLLKQMQAITRQRIWGE, via the coding sequence ATGAGACCTCTCCTTCTCTTGCTGTGCCTCATTTTCAGCGCCTGTGTACTGGCGCAAACGCCGCCTCTCTCGCCGGAGCAAACCGTCAGGCAGCTTTATCAGGCTTACGGTCAGGATTCTGCATCGCCCCCTCCTTACTTTGGCAATATCGGTGAAAAAGCGATTATTTCCACGCGTATGCAAAATGCCGTGGCGCTTAACCACCAGCTAACTTTACGAGGCGATGCAAACTGGCCGGATAGCGATCCCTTATGTGAATGCCAGGATTATGAGAATCTGGTACTGGAAAGCGTGGCGATAAAGCCCGTCGATGAAACGCATGTGAATGCCGTCGTACGTTTTCGCCCTTTTGCGGACAGTGATGAGCGTGTGACGCAGACGCTCATGCTAGTCGCGGAAAATGACCGCTGGTTAATTGATGATATTCGCGGCAAATATGGCGGTGTTTATCAGAATATCAACAGGGCGAATCAGAGCATGCTCGCAAAACTGGCATCGCTCCAAAAAGCGCAGCCGGAGGATTTTGTTTATGCGCTTTTCAATCATCTGAATGATTATTCCTGGCCGTGGACTTGGGCCGTATCGCAGCAGTATCGGCAGGCGGTAGAAGAGTATTATCAGGCGTCCTTTTATAGCCGCGAAGAGTGGGCTGCCCAGAAAGGGATCCTTGCCAGAACAGCCACGCGCCCCTGGCCCTGGTCGTGGACCAGACCCTTTGCAAGAGAATATCGTCTGGCGGTCAATAGCGATAATCAACAGGCTTTTGTCCGGCCCGATCGATTAACGGAAGAGATGAGCGTTGATAGGTTTTATCTCTACAATAATCCCATTTGTCATTGTGTTGAATCGCAGCTTAATGATGTGGAAGCGATCCACATTGTTGAACAATATGACAATTTTGCCAGAATAGAGGTTCTTTTTTCTCTTAAAGACGCCGCATCGGTGGAACATAAAGAGCAACAGTTAATGCTGCGTCGCGTTGATAACCGGTGGGAGATTGAGGATTTCATTGATCCTGAAAGCGGCAGCCTGCTTAAGCAAATGCAGGCCATTACCCGCCAGAGAATTTGGGGAGAGTGA
- a CDS encoding AraC family transcriptional regulator: MNRQEICQQLTEKINLLRDNEKSLSALLPDVRLLYGTQPGTRTPVMYQPGIVFLFSGHKIGYINERVFRYDANEYLLLTVPLPFECETYATPDIPLAGIRLNVDILQLQELLMDIGEDERFQPGESASGINSSVLTDEILCAAERLLDVMERPLDARILGRQIIREILYHVLTGPRGGALLALVSRQTHFSLISRVLKRIESHYTESLSVDQLAAEANMSVSAFHHNFKSVTSTSPLQYLKSYRLHKARMLMIHDGMKASAAAMRVGYESASQFSREFKRYFGMTPGEDAARIRMIQGM; encoded by the coding sequence ATGAACCGTCAGGAAATCTGTCAGCAGCTTACCGAAAAAATTAACCTGCTCAGAGATAACGAAAAATCGCTCAGCGCGCTGCTGCCGGACGTACGTCTGCTCTACGGTACGCAGCCCGGCACCCGCACGCCGGTGATGTACCAGCCGGGGATCGTATTTCTCTTTTCCGGCCATAAAATTGGCTATATCAATGAACGCGTATTTCGTTATGACGCCAATGAATATCTGCTGCTCACCGTCCCGCTGCCATTTGAATGCGAGACGTACGCTACGCCGGACATCCCGCTGGCCGGGATCCGCCTGAACGTTGATATATTACAGTTGCAGGAACTGCTGATGGACATTGGCGAGGACGAACGCTTCCAGCCGGGCGAGTCGGCCAGCGGGATCAACTCATCGGTGTTGACGGATGAGATCCTGTGCGCCGCCGAGCGGCTGCTGGACGTGATGGAGCGTCCGCTGGATGCGCGTATTCTTGGCAGGCAGATAATCCGCGAAATTCTCTATCACGTGTTAACCGGCCCGCGCGGCGGGGCGCTGCTGGCGCTGGTCAGCCGTCAGACCCATTTCAGCCTGATTAGCCGGGTCTTAAAACGCATTGAAAGCCATTACACCGAGAGTCTGAGCGTCGATCAGCTGGCCGCCGAAGCGAATATGAGCGTCTCGGCGTTTCACCATAACTTCAAGTCGGTAACCAGCACCTCGCCGTTGCAATATCTGAAGTCGTACCGGCTGCATAAAGCGCGGATGCTGATGATCCATGACGGCATGAAGGCCAGTGCGGCGGCGATGCGGGTGGGCTATGAAAGCGCCTCGCAGTTCAGCCGCGAATTTAAACGCTATTTTGGCATGACGCCGGGAGAAGATGCGGCGCGGATCCGAATGATTCAGGGGATGTAG
- the dkgA gene encoding 2,5-didehydrogluconate reductase DkgA, with translation MTHPGVIKLQDGNVMPQLGLGVWKAGNDEVVQAIHKALEVGYRSIDTAAAYKNEDGVGKALQSAGVPRDEIFVTTKLWNDDQKRPAEALQESLDKLQLDHVDLYLMHWPVPAIDRYVQAWEGMIDLQKQGLVKSIGVCNFQINHLQRLIDETGVTPVINQIELHPLLQQRQLHAWNATHKIQTESWSPLAQGGDGVFDQKVIRQLADKYGKTPAQIVIRWHLDNGLVVIPKSVTPSRIVENFNVWDFRLDKDELGEIAKLDQGKRLGPDPDQFGG, from the coding sequence ATGACACATCCAGGCGTAATCAAACTTCAGGACGGCAACGTAATGCCACAACTGGGTCTCGGCGTGTGGAAAGCAGGCAATGACGAGGTAGTCCAGGCCATTCATAAAGCGCTGGAAGTGGGCTATCGCTCAATTGATACCGCTGCCGCGTACAAAAATGAAGACGGTGTAGGGAAAGCGTTACAGAGCGCGGGCGTTCCACGTGATGAAATTTTCGTTACCACGAAACTGTGGAATGACGATCAGAAGCGTCCTGCCGAAGCCTTGCAGGAAAGTCTCGACAAGCTACAGCTCGATCATGTGGATCTGTACCTGATGCACTGGCCGGTTCCGGCTATCGATCGCTATGTCCAGGCGTGGGAAGGGATGATCGATCTGCAAAAACAGGGGCTGGTAAAAAGCATCGGCGTCTGCAACTTTCAGATCAACCATCTGCAACGGCTGATTGATGAAACGGGCGTTACGCCGGTGATCAACCAGATCGAACTGCATCCGCTGCTCCAGCAGCGCCAGCTTCATGCGTGGAACGCCACGCACAAAATCCAGACCGAGTCCTGGAGCCCGCTGGCCCAGGGCGGCGACGGCGTATTCGATCAGAAAGTGATCCGTCAGCTTGCCGATAAATACGGCAAGACCCCGGCGCAGATCGTGATCCGCTGGCACCTTGATAACGGCCTGGTGGTGATCCCGAAATCGGTCACGCCATCACGTATCGTGGAGAACTTCAACGTCTGGGACTTCCGTCTCGACAAAGACGAGCTGGGCGAAATCGCTAAACTGGATCAGGGTAAACGTCTGGGACCGGATCCGGATCAGTTCGGCGGCTGA
- the yqhD gene encoding alcohol dehydrogenase: MNNFTLHTPTRILFGNGAIADLRDQIPSDARVLITYGGGSVKKTGVLDQVHSALAGLDVREFGGIEPNPSYETLMNAVKIARDENITFLLAVGGGSVLDGTKFIAAAAHYADGVDPWHILQTSGSDIRSAIPMGSVLTLPATGSESNKGAVISRKTTGDKQAFHSPFVQPVFAVLDPVYTYTLPPRQVANGVVDAFVHTVEQYITYPVNAKIQDRFAEGILLTLVEDGPKALQEPENYDVRANVMWAATQALNGLIGAGVPQDWATHMLGHELTAMHGLDHAQTLAVVLPALWNEKRDAKRGKLLQYAERVWNITDGSEDERIDAAIAATRNFFEQLGVPTRLSGYGLDGSSIPALLAKLEEHGMTALGEHGDITLDVSRRIYEAAR; this comes from the coding sequence ATGAATAATTTTACTCTGCATACCCCCACCCGCATTCTGTTTGGTAACGGCGCGATTGCCGACCTGCGCGATCAAATCCCATCTGATGCCCGCGTCCTCATCACCTACGGCGGCGGCAGCGTTAAAAAAACCGGCGTACTCGACCAGGTTCACAGCGCGCTGGCCGGGCTGGACGTGCGTGAATTCGGTGGTATTGAGCCTAACCCGTCTTACGAAACGCTGATGAACGCGGTGAAAATCGCCCGCGACGAGAACATTACCTTTTTGCTGGCGGTCGGCGGCGGTTCCGTGCTTGACGGCACGAAATTCATCGCCGCTGCCGCACACTACGCGGACGGTGTCGATCCGTGGCACATTCTGCAAACCAGCGGCAGCGATATTCGCAGCGCGATTCCAATGGGCTCCGTACTGACCCTGCCGGCTACCGGTTCCGAGTCCAATAAAGGCGCGGTCATTTCCCGTAAAACTACCGGCGACAAACAGGCATTCCATTCGCCGTTCGTTCAGCCGGTCTTCGCGGTACTCGATCCGGTTTACACCTATACCCTGCCGCCGCGTCAGGTCGCCAACGGCGTCGTTGATGCCTTTGTGCATACCGTTGAGCAGTACATCACCTATCCGGTGAACGCGAAAATTCAGGACCGCTTTGCCGAAGGCATTCTGCTGACGCTGGTGGAAGATGGCCCGAAAGCGCTTCAGGAGCCGGAAAACTACGACGTGCGCGCTAACGTGATGTGGGCGGCGACCCAGGCGCTGAACGGTCTGATTGGCGCAGGCGTGCCGCAGGACTGGGCCACCCATATGCTCGGCCATGAGCTAACCGCGATGCACGGCCTCGATCACGCGCAAACCCTGGCGGTCGTTCTGCCTGCGCTGTGGAATGAAAAACGCGACGCCAAACGCGGCAAGCTGCTGCAATATGCCGAGCGCGTCTGGAACATCACCGACGGCAGCGAAGACGAGCGCATTGATGCCGCTATCGCCGCCACCCGCAACTTCTTCGAGCAGCTCGGCGTGCCGACCCGCCTTTCCGGCTACGGTCTGGACGGCAGCAGCATCCCCGCACTGCTGGCAAAACTGGAAGAGCACGGCATGACCGCGCTGGGCGAACACGGCGATATTACTCTCGACGTGAGCCGTCGTATTTACGAAGCGGCGCGCTAA
- a CDS encoding YgiQ family radical SAM protein has product MSAISLIQPDRDLFSWPPYWAACFGPAPFLPMSREEMDQLGWDSCDIILVTGDAYVDHPSFGMAICGRMLEAQGFRVGIIAQPDWNSKDDFMRLGKPNIFFGVTAGNMDSMINRYTADRKLRHDDAYTPDNVAGKRPDRATLAYTQRCKEAWKDVPVILGGIEASLRRTAHYDYWSDTVRRSVLVDAKADMLIFGNGERPLVEVAHRLAMGEPISQIRDVRNTAIIVKEALPGWSGVDSTRLDTPGKIDPIPHPYGDDLPCAENKPVAPKKQEAKTVTVQPPRPKPWEKTYVLLPSFEKVKGDKVLYAHASRILHHETNPGCARALMQKHSDRYIWINPPAIPLSTEEMDSVFALPYQRVPHPAYGTSRIPAYEMIRFSINIMRGCFGGCSFCSITEHEGRIIQSRSEDSIINEIEAIRDSVPGFTGVISDLGGPTANMYMLRCTSPRAEQTCRRLSCVYPEICPHMDTNHQPTIDLYRRARDLKGVKKILIASGVRYDLAVADPRYIKELATHHVGGYLKIAPEHTEAGPLSKMMKPGMGSYDRFKELFDTYSKQAGKEQYLIPYFISAHPGTEDEDMVNLALWLKRHRFRLDQVQNFYPSPLANSTTMYYTGKNPLGKIDYKSEDVVVPKGDKQRRLHKALLRYHDPANWPLIRQALEAMGKKHLIGGRRECLVPAPTLEEMREARRQNRNSRPALTKHTPVAHQRQGLAANKKRVKSAGR; this is encoded by the coding sequence ATGAGCGCAATATCCCTGATCCAGCCGGATCGTGACCTCTTCTCCTGGCCGCCGTACTGGGCGGCCTGCTTTGGCCCCGCGCCGTTTTTGCCGATGTCGCGCGAAGAGATGGATCAACTTGGCTGGGATAGCTGCGACATTATTCTCGTTACCGGCGACGCGTATGTCGATCACCCGAGCTTTGGCATGGCGATCTGCGGGCGGATGCTGGAGGCGCAGGGTTTCCGGGTGGGGATCATCGCCCAGCCGGACTGGAACAGCAAAGACGACTTTATGCGCCTCGGCAAGCCGAATATTTTCTTCGGCGTGACGGCGGGCAATATGGACTCGATGATCAACCGCTATACCGCGGATCGCAAGCTGCGCCACGACGATGCCTATACGCCAGATAACGTGGCGGGCAAGCGCCCTGATCGCGCAACGCTCGCCTACACCCAGCGCTGTAAAGAGGCATGGAAAGATGTGCCGGTTATTCTCGGCGGCATTGAGGCGAGCCTCAGGCGCACCGCGCACTATGACTACTGGTCTGATACCGTGCGCCGCTCGGTGCTGGTGGATGCCAAAGCCGACATGCTGATCTTCGGCAACGGCGAGCGTCCGCTGGTGGAAGTGGCGCATCGTCTGGCGATGGGCGAGCCGATTAGCCAGATCCGCGATGTACGCAATACCGCGATTATCGTTAAAGAAGCGCTGCCGGGCTGGAGCGGCGTGGATTCCACTCGTCTCGACACGCCGGGGAAGATTGACCCGATCCCGCATCCGTATGGTGACGATCTGCCGTGCGCGGAAAACAAACCGGTTGCGCCGAAAAAGCAGGAAGCGAAAACCGTCACCGTGCAGCCGCCGCGTCCGAAGCCGTGGGAGAAAACCTACGTCCTGCTGCCTTCCTTCGAGAAAGTGAAGGGCGACAAAGTGCTGTATGCCCACGCCTCGCGCATTCTTCACCATGAGACCAACCCAGGCTGCGCGCGGGCGCTGATGCAGAAACACAGCGACCGTTACATCTGGATCAACCCGCCCGCCATTCCGCTCTCAACGGAAGAGATGGACAGCGTATTTGCCCTGCCGTACCAGCGCGTGCCGCATCCGGCATACGGCACCAGCCGCATTCCGGCGTATGAGATGATCCGCTTCTCAATTAACATTATGCGCGGCTGTTTTGGCGGCTGCTCGTTCTGCTCGATCACCGAGCATGAAGGGCGCATTATCCAGAGCCGTTCGGAAGATTCGATCATCAATGAGATCGAGGCGATCCGCGATTCTGTACCCGGGTTTACCGGGGTGATTTCCGATCTCGGCGGGCCGACGGCCAATATGTATATGCTGCGCTGTACCTCGCCGCGCGCGGAACAGACCTGCCGTCGACTGTCATGCGTGTATCCGGAAATCTGTCCGCATATGGATACCAATCACCAGCCGACGATCGATCTTTACCGTCGCGCCCGCGACCTGAAAGGCGTGAAGAAAATCCTGATCGCCTCCGGTGTGCGTTACGATCTGGCCGTGGCGGATCCACGCTATATCAAAGAGCTGGCGACGCATCACGTGGGTGGCTACCTGAAGATCGCGCCGGAGCATACGGAAGCGGGTCCATTATCGAAGATGATGAAGCCGGGAATGGGCAGCTACGATCGCTTTAAGGAACTGTTTGATACCTATTCGAAGCAGGCGGGTAAAGAGCAGTATCTGATCCCCTATTTCATCTCCGCGCATCCGGGAACGGAGGATGAGGATATGGTCAATCTGGCGCTGTGGCTGAAGCGCCACCGCTTCCGTCTGGATCAGGTGCAGAACTTCTATCCGTCGCCGCTGGCGAACTCAACGACCATGTATTACACCGGCAAAAACCCGCTGGGTAAGATTGACTATAAGAGTGAAGATGTGGTGGTGCCGAAAGGCGATAAACAGCGGCGGTTGCATAAGGCGCTGCTGCGTTATCACGATCCGGCTAACTGGCCGCTGATCCGTCAGGCGCTGGAAGCGATGGGTAAAAAGCATCTGATCGGTGGACGCCGCGAATGTCTGGTGCCTGCGCCGACCCTTGAGGAGATGCGCGAAGCACGGCGGCAGAACCGCAATAGCCGTCCGGCGCTGACTAAGCATACGCCGGTGGCGCATCAGCGACAGGGGCTGGCGGCAAATAAGAAACGCGTGAAATCGGCGGGACGTTAA
- a CDS encoding carboxypeptidase-like regulatory domain-containing protein: protein MQKRFCLGLVLVALLQSGCVTHYQSQPRVEGQLLDSRGQPLAGASVTYSSNAGETSAVSDNNGRFSFPAKHKWVFFLPLGPMDWVHRAGLHFQTATQQYDYLAAGRLGNAHELDGVEIGVICQLPAASETPPEVCHRVDINKVTGNQPPN from the coding sequence ATGCAAAAACGATTTTGTCTGGGCCTTGTGTTAGTCGCCCTGCTGCAAAGCGGGTGCGTAACGCACTATCAATCTCAGCCGAGGGTGGAAGGTCAACTGCTGGATAGTCGCGGACAGCCGCTGGCGGGGGCGAGCGTGACGTATTCGAGCAATGCCGGAGAGACAAGCGCCGTGTCTGACAACAACGGACGTTTTTCATTTCCTGCGAAGCATAAATGGGTTTTTTTCCTGCCATTAGGGCCGATGGACTGGGTACATCGTGCGGGGCTGCACTTTCAGACGGCAACGCAGCAGTATGACTATCTTGCCGCAGGCCGATTAGGCAATGCGCATGAGCTGGACGGGGTGGAAATTGGCGTTATCTGCCAGTTGCCGGCGGCGAGTGAAACGCCGCCGGAAGTGTGTCATCGGGTTGATATCAATAAGGTGACGGGCAATCAGCCGCCGAACTGA
- the plsC gene encoding 1-acylglycerol-3-phosphate O-acyltransferase, producing MLSILRLIVVVIYSILVCVFGCIYCLFSPRNPKHVATFGHMFGRLAPVFGLKVELRRPADAASYGNAIYIANHQNNYDMVTASSIVQPPTVTVGKKSLVWIPFFGLLYWLTGNLLIDRNNRSRAHSTIAAVVDQFKKRRISIWMFPEGTRSRGRGLLPFKTGAFHAAIAAGVPVIPVCVSNTSNKIKLNRLNNGLVIVEMLPPVDTSAWGKDQVRDLAAHCREIMAAKIAELDKEVAEREAAEKR from the coding sequence ATGCTTTCAATTTTGCGTTTAATTGTTGTGGTCATCTACAGCATCCTGGTATGCGTATTCGGCTGTATTTACTGTCTGTTTAGTCCACGTAACCCAAAACACGTTGCTACTTTCGGCCATATGTTCGGCCGCCTTGCGCCGGTATTTGGCCTGAAGGTTGAGCTACGCCGCCCGGCAGATGCCGCCAGCTATGGCAACGCTATTTATATCGCCAACCATCAGAATAACTACGATATGGTGACAGCCTCCAGCATCGTGCAGCCGCCGACGGTTACCGTCGGCAAAAAAAGCCTCGTCTGGATCCCGTTCTTCGGCCTGCTGTACTGGCTGACCGGCAATCTGCTGATTGACCGTAATAACCGTTCCCGCGCGCACAGCACCATTGCCGCCGTCGTCGATCAATTTAAAAAGCGCCGCATTTCCATCTGGATGTTTCCAGAGGGAACGCGCAGTCGCGGGCGGGGCTTATTACCGTTTAAGACCGGCGCTTTTCATGCGGCTATTGCGGCAGGCGTGCCTGTTATTCCGGTTTGCGTGTCCAACACGTCGAATAAAATCAAGCTCAACCGGCTAAATAATGGCCTGGTGATTGTTGAAATGCTGCCGCCGGTTGATACCAGCGCGTGGGGTAAAGATCAGGTTCGCGATCTCGCCGCCCACTGCCGTGAAATCATGGCGGCTAAAATTGCAGAACTTGATAAAGAAGTTGCCGAACGGGAAGCGGCGGAAAAGCGTTAA